Proteins encoded together in one uncultured Sphaerochaeta sp. window:
- a CDS encoding ABC transporter ATP-binding protein, whose amino-acid sequence MAETMMKCTDISMSFGGVKAVDHFSMMLGKGEIRGIIGPNGAGKTTIFNVLSRIYLQDSGSIVFDGHSIDTLDQVAVARMGLARTFQNIRLFSGLSVLDNVKVSLDYAGKYSFFEAMFLLPRRSKQERMINEKAMMCLKVLNLEQYANLRPSNLPYGLQRRVEIARALVSEPKVLMLDEPAAGLNPEEVFELIDFIKQIKVLHPDLAILVIEHRMDLIMNLCEYLYVQNFGYTIAEGVPADIQTNEVVLSAYLGEEE is encoded by the coding sequence ATGGCTGAAACCATGATGAAATGTACAGATATCTCTATGTCATTCGGGGGAGTGAAGGCGGTCGACCATTTTTCGATGATGCTTGGCAAGGGAGAAATTCGAGGTATCATTGGGCCAAATGGGGCTGGTAAGACGACAATTTTCAACGTTTTATCGAGAATCTATCTGCAAGACTCAGGGAGTATAGTGTTTGACGGTCATAGTATCGACACGTTGGACCAAGTAGCAGTTGCCCGTATGGGTCTTGCGAGGACCTTCCAGAATATTCGGCTCTTCTCTGGACTCTCTGTTCTCGACAACGTAAAGGTTTCCCTCGACTACGCAGGAAAGTACTCATTTTTTGAGGCAATGTTCCTCTTACCGAGGAGGTCGAAGCAAGAGCGCATGATCAATGAGAAAGCGATGATGTGTTTGAAGGTATTGAATCTTGAGCAGTATGCAAATCTTCGTCCATCCAATCTGCCATATGGGTTGCAGAGACGGGTCGAAATTGCAAGAGCTTTGGTAAGTGAACCAAAGGTGCTTATGCTGGATGAGCCGGCAGCTGGCTTGAATCCGGAAGAGGTATTTGAGCTGATTGATTTCATAAAGCAGATCAAGGTTCTTCATCCTGATCTTGCCATTCTGGTAATCGAGCACCGAATGGACCTAATTATGAATCTGTGTGAATACCTCTATGTACAGAACTTCGGATATACTATCGCTGAGGGAGTGCCCGCAGATATCCAGACGAACGAGGTTGTTCTTTCAGCCTATCTTGGAGAGGAGGAGTAA
- a CDS encoding branched-chain amino acid ABC transporter permease, which yields MSNYQLGLIMNSCISVIAITGVFSITALAGMFSLGQAAYLAIGSYVTFILARMFNLPIIVTAFIGIGLSALCSYIISVPTLKLRKDYFALITMGFGQMVTATIILLERYTNGSIGYSRIPKVNHLVWIVLGITALVVFCVRNLKYSRFGRMCIALKTDEIAAKSFGIDVYKLKLRMYVLASSIAGIAGILYGLKNRVILPDSFGWNLSAEMQIFLFFGGTNSITGAVFSGFLLKLLPELFRTVTVFGQSLQEYRTIIYCILILLIINFRPSGVFGEHELSLRAIKRFTLRNRKEQ from the coding sequence ATGAGCAACTATCAACTTGGATTAATAATGAACTCCTGTATATCGGTGATTGCCATCACTGGAGTCTTCTCGATTACAGCACTTGCTGGAATGTTTTCTCTGGGACAGGCAGCATATCTAGCGATTGGTTCCTATGTAACGTTCATTTTAGCAAGGATGTTTAATCTTCCCATCATCGTTACCGCATTTATCGGGATAGGGTTAAGTGCACTGTGTTCCTATATCATCAGTGTTCCCACACTGAAACTGAGAAAAGACTATTTTGCATTGATTACCATGGGATTTGGACAAATGGTGACTGCCACCATCATATTGTTGGAGCGGTACACAAATGGTTCAATCGGTTATTCCAGGATACCCAAGGTGAATCACCTTGTCTGGATTGTCTTGGGAATTACTGCATTGGTGGTATTTTGTGTAAGAAATCTAAAGTATTCCCGGTTTGGGAGAATGTGCATTGCACTAAAAACCGATGAAATTGCAGCTAAGAGTTTCGGGATTGATGTCTACAAGTTGAAACTTCGAATGTATGTGCTTGCATCCTCGATTGCAGGAATCGCCGGAATTCTGTATGGATTGAAGAACCGAGTCATCCTTCCAGATTCCTTCGGATGGAATCTCTCTGCTGAGATGCAGATTTTCCTTTTCTTCGGTGGAACGAATTCGATAACCGGTGCAGTGTTTTCGGGTTTTCTGCTTAAGTTGCTTCCGGAGCTATTCCGGACCGTTACAGTTTTTGGGCAGAGTCTGCAGGAGTATCGGACAATCATATACTGTATATTAATTCTTCTAATCATCAATTTCAGGCCCAGCGGGGTATTTGGAGAGCATGAATTGTCGTTGCGTGCAATAAAACGCTTCACCCTACGTAACCGGAAGGAGCAATAA
- a CDS encoding dihydrodipicolinate synthase family protein, whose amino-acid sequence MHDQVKALKVIAQGTVIPATPLALDEQRNFDERNQRLLMRYYLNCGVGGIATAVHSTQFSIRDPKINLFERVVTVVMEEIELFEQQNQRTIVRVCGVCGPIEQALREAELAKRLGYDAVLLSPGGLNHLSEKEMLERTRQVAAVMPVIGFYLQRAVGGRLFSYDYWQSLCEIEGVVAIKCASFNRYTTLDVARAVASSSRYGKITLYTGNDDNIVHDLMDVYTFDTSKGKRTVRFLGGLLGHWCVWTKRAVELHASITKAVERNEIPVYLLTLAAAVTDMNAAVFDPAHDFKGCIPGIHEVLRRQGLMKNRYCLDAEEDLSEGQSEELDRVRQAYPHLIDDDWITEHLATWEAGLN is encoded by the coding sequence ATGCACGACCAAGTAAAAGCATTGAAGGTGATTGCCCAAGGGACTGTCATTCCTGCAACCCCCTTGGCGCTTGATGAACAACGCAATTTTGATGAAAGGAATCAGCGTCTCTTGATGCGCTACTACCTCAATTGTGGCGTTGGAGGCATTGCTACTGCGGTGCACAGCACACAGTTCAGTATCCGTGATCCCAAGATCAATCTCTTCGAGAGGGTTGTTACCGTGGTGATGGAGGAAATTGAACTTTTTGAGCAACAGAACCAGAGGACCATTGTTCGTGTCTGCGGTGTATGTGGACCAATTGAACAGGCCTTGAGGGAGGCTGAACTTGCCAAAAGGCTTGGATATGATGCAGTCCTTCTCAGCCCTGGGGGCTTGAACCACCTTTCAGAGAAAGAAATGCTCGAAAGAACACGTCAGGTTGCCGCTGTGATGCCGGTTATCGGATTCTATTTGCAACGTGCTGTTGGGGGAAGGCTCTTTTCCTATGATTATTGGCAGTCTCTGTGCGAAATTGAAGGTGTTGTGGCAATCAAATGTGCAAGTTTCAATCGTTATACCACGCTTGATGTTGCTCGTGCTGTAGCCTCTTCATCACGATATGGCAAGATAACCCTCTATACCGGTAATGATGACAATATTGTACATGACTTGATGGATGTCTACACCTTTGACACTTCTAAAGGGAAGCGTACCGTTCGGTTTCTTGGGGGTCTGCTTGGACACTGGTGTGTCTGGACCAAGAGAGCTGTTGAGTTGCATGCAAGCATCACCAAGGCAGTGGAAAGAAATGAGATTCCTGTATATCTACTTACACTCGCTGCAGCGGTTACAGATATGAATGCAGCAGTTTTCGACCCTGCACATGATTTCAAGGGGTGTATCCCCGGAATCCATGAGGTTCTTCGCAGGCAGGGGCTTATGAAGAATCGCTACTGTCTGGATGCCGAGGAAGACCTTTCCGAGGGTCAGAGCGAGGAATTGGATAGGGTGAGGCAAGCCTATCCCCATCTCATAGATGATGATTGGATCACTGAACATCTTGCTACTTGGGAAGCAGGTTTGAATTAG
- a CDS encoding tripartite tricarboxylate transporter permease gives MGNFDLLMQGFGTSFSVANVLLAIAGGFMGLLVGAMPGIGAVTGVALLLPLTFKMDPTSAIIMLAGIYYGNMYGGAYSAILLNIPGDSPAVMTALDGYPLSRQGKGGKALFAANISSFIGGSIGIVTLTLFGPLLAKVGLKFGPAEIAALILLALTSIGWLLGDDPLKGIVASALGILLSTVGMDSMAGGAGRYTFGSVNLLSGFSFIPLVIGMFGLPQVMELMSKKDEGDILTTGPRLTLKESILSKEELKRIIPTAIKSAILGNFVGFLPGAGGTTASFLSYVMEKKTGKNEKEMGNGALEGVAASEAANNAAAVGAFAPLLTLGIPGSGTTAVLLGGLMMWGLQPGPLLFIQQTDFVWGLISSMYIGNLACIFVGLVMIPFLMSILRIPRGIIAPIIVFICIVGAYSVNNNMFDVWFMVGAGVIAFIMQKHQYPVAPILLAFVLAPRFEQAIRRAFSISNGSAKIFIEKPISAALLLITAVFILAPVVMRLVKKVKAK, from the coding sequence ATGGGTAATTTCGATCTTCTCATGCAAGGATTCGGTACCTCCTTTTCGGTAGCGAATGTATTACTGGCCATTGCAGGAGGGTTCATGGGCCTTCTTGTCGGTGCAATGCCCGGTATTGGAGCGGTGACTGGTGTGGCGCTGCTTCTTCCCCTCACTTTCAAGATGGATCCTACTTCGGCAATCATCATGCTTGCCGGAATTTACTACGGAAACATGTACGGTGGTGCCTACAGCGCCATCCTGCTCAATATACCAGGCGATTCGCCTGCAGTTATGACAGCCCTCGATGGATACCCGCTGAGTCGTCAGGGAAAAGGCGGAAAGGCGCTTTTCGCAGCGAACATTTCTTCCTTTATCGGGGGGTCGATCGGAATCGTGACATTGACGCTGTTCGGTCCTCTGCTCGCCAAGGTGGGGTTGAAGTTCGGACCAGCTGAGATTGCCGCCTTGATTCTTTTAGCCCTCACTTCCATTGGGTGGCTCCTTGGGGACGATCCATTGAAAGGTATTGTTGCTTCAGCCTTGGGGATCCTGCTGTCTACAGTCGGTATGGATTCGATGGCTGGTGGTGCTGGACGATATACCTTCGGTTCGGTCAACCTGCTCAGCGGTTTTTCCTTTATTCCTTTGGTTATCGGGATGTTCGGGCTTCCGCAGGTGATGGAACTCATGAGCAAGAAAGATGAGGGAGACATCCTTACCACGGGGCCGCGTCTGACGCTCAAGGAGAGTATCCTGAGTAAGGAAGAGTTGAAACGGATCATTCCCACAGCTATCAAGAGTGCAATCCTGGGTAATTTCGTTGGGTTTCTTCCCGGAGCCGGTGGTACCACTGCTTCCTTCCTCTCCTATGTCATGGAAAAGAAGACTGGGAAGAACGAGAAAGAGATGGGAAATGGTGCCCTGGAAGGGGTAGCTGCCTCAGAGGCTGCAAACAATGCTGCGGCAGTAGGGGCTTTTGCTCCCTTGCTCACACTGGGTATTCCAGGCTCTGGTACTACAGCGGTACTGCTTGGTGGTCTAATGATGTGGGGACTGCAACCTGGTCCTTTACTCTTCATTCAGCAGACTGACTTTGTTTGGGGGCTCATCAGTTCGATGTACATCGGAAACCTTGCCTGTATTTTTGTCGGCTTGGTAATGATCCCGTTTCTCATGTCGATTTTGAGAATTCCCCGTGGAATTATTGCTCCAATCATTGTATTTATCTGTATCGTGGGAGCTTATTCGGTGAATAACAATATGTTCGATGTTTGGTTCATGGTGGGCGCTGGTGTAATTGCATTTATTATGCAGAAGCACCAGTATCCGGTAGCACCGATTCTCTTGGCATTCGTTCTTGCCCCGCGCTTTGAACAGGCAATCCGGAGAGCTTTCTCAATTTCCAATGGGTCTGCTAAAATCTTCATAGAGAAACCTATTTCAGCTGCACTTCTATTGATAACGGCAGTTTTCATCCTTGCACCGGTGGTGATGAGGTTGGTAAAGAAGGTCAAGGCGAAGTAG
- a CDS encoding TetR/AcrR family transcriptional regulator, with amino-acid sequence MTKQEMRTEATKKAILQSAEQEFSEKGLYGCRVDEIARRAKVNKALLYRHFNSKEELYKEVLVRVYTRLGDLEEQVINLKTDYELKLRDLVQIYFQFLYDNPSFVRMVMWENLNGAKSFKERGVAETKNPILHELGRIIDEARLRSDVPETIDSDQLILTLIACSFNYFSNMNTLNIIVGKDLMLAENREKRIQATTEMLLAYLKEREQKQTHA; translated from the coding sequence ATGACAAAGCAGGAGATGCGTACAGAAGCTACAAAAAAAGCAATCCTTCAGTCAGCTGAACAGGAGTTTTCAGAAAAAGGTCTGTATGGATGTCGTGTGGATGAGATAGCCAGACGTGCCAAGGTGAACAAAGCTTTACTCTATCGTCATTTCAATAGCAAAGAAGAGCTATACAAAGAAGTCTTGGTTAGAGTCTATACAAGGCTAGGTGATCTTGAGGAACAGGTAATCAATCTCAAGACCGACTATGAACTCAAGCTACGTGATCTAGTGCAGATTTACTTCCAGTTTCTCTACGATAACCCTTCTTTTGTACGGATGGTTATGTGGGAGAATCTCAATGGCGCAAAAAGCTTCAAGGAACGAGGGGTTGCAGAGACAAAAAATCCCATTCTTCATGAACTTGGTCGGATCATCGATGAGGCAAGACTTCGAAGTGATGTTCCAGAGACCATAGATAGTGACCAGCTTATCCTTACCTTGATTGCTTGTTCTTTTAATTATTTCTCTAATATGAACACATTGAACATCATAGTCGGCAAAGATTTGATGCTTGCGGAGAATCGAGAGAAAAGGATTCAGGCTACAACAGAAATGCTGTTGGCATATTTAAAGGAAAGGGAGCAGAAGCAAACTCATGCTTGA
- a CDS encoding NAD-dependent epimerase/dehydratase family protein has product MGVTINLQELLSRPSDRLIEDMKKIKGDIMVLGAGGKMGPTICLMAMRAIKEAKLDKKVYAVSRFTNQEKRDQLEHAGIVTLSCDLKQREELEKLPDVSNIIFLAGKKFGTDGNEWQTWGMNAMVPTLVCDRFPASRFVVFSSGNIYPLVKASSGGASESVKCQPIGEYPQSCLARERIFEYYSQTRGTKVLIFRLSYAIALEYGVLNDIARKVYNSQPLDLANGSFNCIWQSDANEYAIRSLLLADNPAVILNATGPELVGVKETAKKFGVLFEKEPIFTSEENTDAYLLNASKAHSVFGYPHVSLDTMIEYQAKWILEGGHDLNIPTHFEERKGSY; this is encoded by the coding sequence ATGGGAGTAACAATAAACTTACAAGAGTTGCTCAGTCGACCGTCAGACCGGCTGATAGAGGATATGAAAAAGATTAAAGGCGATATCATGGTTTTGGGGGCAGGTGGAAAAATGGGCCCTACCATCTGTCTGATGGCAATGCGTGCCATCAAGGAAGCAAAGCTCGATAAAAAAGTCTATGCTGTGAGCAGATTTACCAATCAAGAGAAGCGCGATCAACTGGAACATGCAGGAATCGTTACACTCAGTTGTGACCTCAAGCAACGGGAAGAGCTTGAGAAGCTTCCTGATGTGAGCAATATTATCTTTCTGGCAGGGAAGAAGTTTGGTACTGACGGAAACGAGTGGCAGACTTGGGGTATGAATGCAATGGTTCCAACCCTTGTTTGTGACCGATTTCCTGCTTCACGATTTGTTGTCTTCTCATCAGGGAATATCTATCCATTGGTCAAGGCTTCCAGCGGTGGAGCATCCGAGAGCGTGAAATGCCAGCCTATTGGAGAATATCCTCAAAGCTGTCTGGCCAGGGAGAGAATCTTCGAGTATTACTCGCAGACCAGAGGGACAAAAGTCCTTATTTTTCGTCTCAGCTACGCAATCGCCTTGGAGTATGGCGTGCTCAATGATATTGCAAGGAAAGTTTACAACTCCCAACCACTGGATCTTGCCAACGGAAGCTTCAACTGCATTTGGCAGTCCGATGCAAATGAGTATGCCATCAGAAGCCTGCTCCTTGCAGACAACCCGGCGGTCATCCTCAATGCAACTGGACCGGAACTGGTTGGAGTGAAGGAGACAGCAAAAAAGTTTGGTGTCTTGTTTGAAAAGGAGCCCATTTTTACTTCTGAGGAGAATACTGATGCTTATCTCTTGAATGCATCAAAGGCTCATTCGGTATTCGGATATCCCCATGTCAGTCTCGATACCATGATTGAGTATCAAGCAAAGTGGATACTCGAAGGCGGTCATGACCTCAATATACCGACTCATTTTGAGGAACGAAAAGGAAGTTACTGA
- a CDS encoding ABC transporter substrate-binding protein, which translates to MKKLFVMMLMVCLTLSAFAGGSAETGAAEGTGPIKIGSIQDLSGGASTAGQPNAWGAEYAVKVINDEGGINGRMLEITTMDCKNDAAEGVMAYRKLVDEVGVAAIIGPPLSNPAAAWVELSEEDKIPIVGHFMDEICTTNPDTGEPYPYMFLAEPSSAIQSYCMAEYALTKLGAKTSATLYNPGNAFAKSQAAPFVEYWEEKGGSVLTEQTFSWSDKDYSAQAIRIANANPDVVFVCDYLPQNVTSYDALRDAGFTGPIIGANTLSLPFANMVKNNVYDVYFLQNYDMLNPEVGIFYDLVTKHMQETDTAAPAANVGFGWDAVQVLVNAMRAAKNPADGEEVASLLEQTDGVMLSSGSTITIDPATHRPSNMGMYIADYDENLDLRIVDFIKVN; encoded by the coding sequence ATGAAAAAGCTATTTGTTATGATGCTTATGGTCTGCTTAACGCTCTCTGCCTTTGCTGGTGGATCAGCGGAAACCGGGGCAGCAGAAGGAACTGGACCTATCAAGATCGGCAGTATTCAGGATTTGAGTGGTGGAGCTTCCACAGCAGGTCAGCCCAATGCATGGGGTGCTGAGTATGCAGTGAAGGTGATCAATGATGAGGGAGGAATCAACGGCCGTATGCTTGAGATCACTACGATGGATTGCAAGAACGATGCCGCAGAGGGTGTCATGGCCTACCGCAAACTCGTTGATGAAGTAGGAGTGGCCGCCATCATCGGACCTCCGCTTTCAAACCCCGCGGCAGCTTGGGTTGAACTATCTGAAGAGGATAAGATCCCCATCGTAGGGCATTTCATGGATGAAATCTGCACAACCAATCCGGATACCGGTGAGCCGTATCCTTATATGTTCCTTGCAGAGCCAAGCAGTGCAATCCAGAGTTACTGCATGGCAGAGTATGCTCTGACCAAGCTTGGTGCCAAGACATCTGCCACCCTGTACAATCCCGGAAACGCCTTTGCCAAGAGCCAGGCTGCTCCGTTTGTGGAGTACTGGGAAGAGAAGGGGGGATCGGTTCTTACCGAGCAAACTTTCTCTTGGTCTGACAAGGATTACAGTGCTCAGGCAATTAGGATTGCAAATGCGAATCCGGATGTGGTCTTCGTCTGCGACTACCTACCTCAGAATGTAACAAGCTACGATGCTCTCCGTGATGCTGGATTCACCGGCCCGATCATTGGGGCAAATACACTCTCACTACCATTTGCCAATATGGTCAAGAATAATGTCTATGATGTTTATTTCCTACAGAACTACGACATGCTTAATCCTGAGGTTGGAATATTCTATGATTTGGTTACCAAGCATATGCAGGAAACCGATACTGCTGCGCCGGCAGCAAATGTTGGGTTTGGTTGGGATGCAGTCCAAGTTCTGGTGAATGCAATGCGTGCAGCAAAGAATCCTGCTGATGGAGAAGAAGTTGCCTCTTTGTTGGAGCAGACAGACGGAGTAATGCTTAGTAGTGGTTCAACCATTACCATCGACCCTGCCACTCATAGGCCGAGCAATATGGGTATGTATATTGCTGATTACGATGAGAACCTCGATCTGAGAATTGTCGATTTCATCAAGGTAAACTGA
- a CDS encoding amidohydrolase — translation MLDTIRSCIEQQKDRILTFGNTLLNHPELGFKETFSSLYIERSYREMGLEVESGYACTALKAHLPTCNHGLRVCLLSELDAVVSPLNPHACSTGEAHACGHSSQSTQVYAAILALKEISDQLDGDVFITAVPAEEFLDIQARLAMREQGKITYLSGKQELIHLGFFDEMDIIIMIHSEPNHPSYDVFIGGGSLGFVAKNIRFMGQEAHGARPFNGINALQAASLALAGINANRETFSEEEHLRIHPIITKGGDVVNTVPSDVRMETYVRGGSQVAIKKGCRIVDRCVHAASLMMGGSAEIETIPGYLPLRQDAKLSELFAQCAEQVAGIKTVVRGRDMIGSTDMGDLSQLKCCIQPTMGGFVGEAHSKEFDLVDAWNSYLLGGQLLALMVYELLRDGAKQGNRIHASFVPSMDKKAYLAYLNAQGEK, via the coding sequence ATGCTTGATACCATACGTTCCTGCATAGAACAACAGAAAGACAGGATTCTGACCTTCGGAAACACCTTACTTAATCATCCTGAATTGGGATTTAAAGAAACGTTCAGCAGCTTATATATTGAAAGATCCTATCGAGAGATGGGGCTTGAAGTGGAATCAGGGTATGCCTGCACAGCGTTGAAGGCTCATCTTCCCACATGTAACCACGGCTTGCGGGTTTGCTTGCTCTCAGAGCTTGATGCGGTGGTTAGTCCATTGAACCCCCATGCCTGCAGTACAGGAGAAGCCCATGCTTGTGGTCACAGTTCTCAGAGCACCCAAGTTTATGCAGCGATTCTTGCACTCAAAGAAATCTCCGATCAGCTTGATGGTGATGTATTCATCACGGCAGTTCCAGCAGAAGAGTTTTTGGACATTCAAGCTCGTCTAGCCATGCGAGAGCAGGGGAAGATCACCTATCTTTCAGGTAAACAGGAATTGATACATCTCGGTTTCTTCGATGAGATGGATATCATAATCATGATACACAGCGAACCAAACCATCCATCCTACGATGTCTTTATTGGAGGGGGAAGTCTTGGCTTTGTAGCGAAGAATATCAGGTTCATGGGTCAAGAGGCCCATGGGGCTCGGCCGTTCAACGGTATAAATGCCTTGCAGGCAGCCAGCTTGGCTCTTGCAGGGATCAATGCAAACCGTGAGACGTTTAGTGAGGAAGAACATCTTCGTATCCATCCAATCATCACCAAGGGTGGTGATGTGGTTAACACAGTCCCGAGTGACGTCAGAATGGAGACTTACGTCAGGGGAGGTTCCCAAGTGGCAATCAAGAAGGGATGCAGGATTGTTGACCGCTGTGTGCATGCTGCCTCTCTGATGATGGGTGGTTCTGCAGAAATTGAAACCATTCCTGGATATCTCCCTTTGAGACAAGATGCAAAACTCAGTGAGTTGTTTGCCCAGTGTGCCGAACAGGTTGCTGGTATCAAAACGGTGGTCAGGGGAAGGGATATGATCGGTTCCACTGATATGGGTGATCTCTCACAGCTGAAGTGTTGCATACAACCTACCATGGGAGGCTTTGTGGGAGAGGCTCATTCGAAGGAATTCGATCTGGTTGATGCCTGGAATAGCTATCTACTAGGAGGTCAGCTATTGGCTCTCATGGTATATGAACTGCTTCGTGACGGGGCAAAACAAGGGAACCGTATCCATGCATCATTCGTCCCAAGCATGGATAAAAAAGCATATCTTGCGTATCTCAACGCACAAGGAGAGAAATAA
- a CDS encoding ABC transporter ATP-binding protein, translating into MSFLELDAVKVSYGMVQALHGVSLQIEEGKVTSIIGSNGAGKTTIINAISAMVPYDGEIRFDGKSLLRKSNQVVKKGLVQVPEGRKVFAGLSVEENLLVGAYSLSDRKEIPFLLDKQYSLFPRLEERKRQDAGTLSGGEQQMLVICRALMAKPQLLMLDEPSLGLAPIVVHEVFETIQRIRDEGTTILLVEQNANKSLCISDYGYVIENGKIILEGKGMDLLSNTKVAEAYLGGNRRNGNC; encoded by the coding sequence ATGTCATTTTTAGAATTGGATGCAGTTAAGGTTTCCTATGGAATGGTACAAGCACTTCATGGTGTTTCATTACAGATTGAAGAGGGCAAAGTTACATCCATCATTGGCTCCAATGGTGCTGGCAAGACAACAATCATCAATGCCATTTCTGCAATGGTTCCCTATGATGGCGAAATTCGCTTTGATGGAAAATCTTTGTTGCGAAAAAGCAATCAGGTTGTAAAGAAAGGCTTGGTCCAGGTACCTGAAGGGAGAAAGGTGTTCGCCGGTCTGAGCGTAGAGGAAAACCTACTTGTTGGTGCCTATTCATTATCTGATAGAAAGGAGATACCGTTTCTTCTTGATAAGCAATATTCGCTGTTTCCACGCTTGGAGGAACGTAAGAGACAAGATGCTGGGACCCTTTCAGGAGGGGAGCAACAGATGCTTGTAATCTGCAGAGCCTTGATGGCTAAGCCCCAGCTTTTAATGTTGGATGAACCTTCCTTGGGGCTTGCGCCGATAGTCGTACATGAAGTTTTTGAAACTATCCAGAGAATTCGTGATGAAGGAACGACAATCTTGCTTGTCGAACAGAACGCCAACAAATCGCTCTGCATAAGCGACTATGGATATGTTATTGAGAATGGAAAGATAATCTTGGAGGGCAAGGGAATGGATTTGCTTTCCAACACCAAGGTAGCTGAAGCATACCTTGGAGGGAATCGTCGTAACGGAAATTGTTGA
- a CDS encoding branched-chain amino acid ABC transporter permease, translated as MVAQLLINGISLGAVYALIAVGFAVVFSVLKFSNFAHGGMISACAYIGFFFQRSFEPAPSILLTILFTGVCGMGIALFLDAIAYRSIRRNKSPNIYYFLSSLTISIIIEQILNIGYSKNPYAYPNIFASNFFMVGTLRVSTMDTLIMIVSLFVLVLMILLITKTKIGLAIRAVAINADTSRLMGINSSFIVVMVFLIAGFLAGVSGVMLGAKYSVYPDLGQTMMVKGFIASVIGGLGSLGGAIAAAIILGVLEIFWTYFFGAFSAPVMLFVLMLLFLFIRPQGIAGKFVKEKV; from the coding sequence ATGGTAGCGCAACTCTTGATAAATGGGATCTCCCTTGGAGCTGTTTATGCGCTGATTGCTGTTGGATTTGCAGTAGTTTTCAGTGTCTTGAAGTTCAGTAATTTTGCCCATGGAGGCATGATAAGTGCCTGTGCGTATATTGGATTCTTTTTTCAAAGATCCTTTGAACCGGCACCTTCTATTCTGCTCACCATCCTCTTCACCGGGGTCTGTGGTATGGGTATTGCTCTTTTTCTGGACGCTATAGCCTATCGAAGTATCCGAAGGAATAAGAGCCCCAATATCTATTACTTTCTCTCCTCTTTGACCATCTCAATCATCATCGAGCAGATTCTGAACATCGGATACAGCAAAAACCCATATGCCTATCCGAATATCTTTGCAAGCAATTTCTTCATGGTGGGAACCCTTCGGGTCTCAACCATGGATACATTGATCATGATTGTATCGCTCTTTGTATTGGTGTTGATGATACTCCTGATAACAAAGACAAAGATAGGTTTGGCAATTCGGGCAGTTGCTATCAATGCAGATACAAGCCGTTTGATGGGAATTAACAGTTCTTTCATCGTGGTGATGGTATTCCTGATTGCCGGATTTCTTGCTGGGGTGAGTGGAGTGATGCTTGGAGCCAAATACTCCGTGTACCCGGACCTCGGTCAGACCATGATGGTAAAGGGATTTATAGCCAGTGTCATTGGTGGCCTGGGAAGCCTCGGAGGTGCAATTGCTGCTGCAATCATACTTGGGGTCCTTGAAATTTTCTGGACGTATTTTTTCGGAGCATTCTCCGCTCCTGTAATGTTGTTTGTCCTGATGTTGCTTTTCTTGTTTATCAGGCCACAAGGAATTGCTGGAAAATTTGTCAAGGAAAAGGTATAG